The segment CGGGGATTTTCAATATGCTGGATGAATTTTGCAGTACTCGAGACAGCACAGGGATAGGGTGCCTTCCCTGCCTTGCCTTTCTCCTGTGAAAAGGAGAGCTCTATacgcaacaacaacaacaacaacaacagcaacaacaaaaaaagaatgaatgaaaaaattttgatgGGGTGAGTCCTCGACAAAAGGGACCGAACGCGCATATTTCTGTTGAACGGATatatattctcttttttttttttttggcaaaatgagACATCCAATATTATTTGTGTCCACAAATGATATTTTTGCTACACTGAATATGAATatgaaatattatatagaGAGATATTGAAGAGGTGAAATGAGTGGTGTAGTTTAGGGGTGGATCCCCTTATTGCAATCCCTACGACCGTACTTAATATTGTATAAATAACCATGAGAAAATCACTCATTATTAAGTGAGCAACACGGATTGAGAATTGACGGGACAAATTGACTTTATATCCCTCCATTAGTCTCACCACCATTTCACCTGTTAACCACATTCTATctgttgaacttttttttgtgtgtgtttatGCCCTCACAAGGAGGGTTTGTTTCACGCGATATTTTTGCCTTTGCCCCCAATAAATCCAAAACTATATGTTGAGAGAATAACAACTTATATAATTATCCAAGAATCTGCCTCAAATCGGTCCACAATTGGAACCACGCGAGCTCACGAATTTATCTTTATATTATACatgaatgaaatgaagaagaaaaagtaagAGCCTTCGTGCCTTTTTCGGTAAATGATTCTTACAggttttagaaaaatatttagaagagtttagaaatattttgaaattcacGAATCGTCTCATGAGGAGttttctctgtaaaatatcaatttttcaacTCTTTAGAACTCTTTCAACATTACAAGTTCCAAGAATAGTTGCAAGAGGCACTTAAATCAAAAACACAACTACCCTAACTTTAAGGGCaaatatctttcaattttctttctaagaGCCTATCTTCTATTTCATTTGaccaattttgatcaaattaaaGAACAGATAAAGGTCCTAATTCAGcgataaaaaaatccttgaaatctttgaatttggtacaaaaatttcaagatttcaagggtttcctggtcgctgaataaggcccaaaatcagataaaacttttttgttaaagtcttataaaaaaactaagatttttaaaaataatttaaacattaaataaataaatatttatgtaaaaatgcTTTAAGGACTACACAAGaaggaattattaaaaaaaaaaacagaagttGATATAAATTATTTGGTGTTAAGTTGAAAGGGGTTGAAAGGACTGATATGGTTTGGGTGTGTATGCGTGGGGGTTGGGGGAGCGTCTGGGGgttattaaaaattgagaaggTGCGCTAATCGATTTTGGGGGTAGTaaaagagggagagagagggTGGCGCAACCCTTCCAGTGTGGGAGGAGGCGCTTTAGGGCGCATGCGTACGAGCCGCCCCCTTTTGTAAGTTTCCATGACGACCGAAAGCTGGCGCGTGGAGCTGAGGGACTGAACGAAAGCCCTGGGAAATCGGCGGGATGCTCGAAATTGACGATGACgatgttgaaaaagaaaattgtacatCAAATGaatgtttcctttttttttgcaggcCAACAAGATGGGACTACCGCCATTCTTTTGCCACAATGGAGACCACCTAACGACACCCCCGCCGGCCCACTGCGGAATCCCACCGTACCAACTCGATCCCAAGGCGATAGGTtagtattttttataatttttttttaaattgttttttttccaattccaAATTTTCCCCCAAACTACTTTACTACGTCATAATACCATCCTTTTTATACGACATCTGGCCCGGTTATCGGCTTACATTTGCACCAGCAATTCCCAGAGTGGTTTATCTCGAGTGGgacaagaaaatctttctttagaAGGATGCAAAATATTCCCCCACGATTGCAATCACTCGCGCGCGTGGTCTCTTCCAAATGGCATCTCGACGCGTCTACCCGATGGCTTTTGCAAATCGATTGCGACAATTCGAGTGAGATGGCACGCTTGAATTCTTCAAATCTCATCGCAATTTGTCCATTTTTTCCGCAcccacattttcctttttgtatgTGTCTGCGtgtggaaaaaggaaaatatccaCCCCCGCGTGCTTTCGTTAAGTTCATCATGTCGCGacaaaaagtttcctcgagGGCGtctctctcttctttttttttgttgttgttgtaggTATATTTGTTTGTTGAAAGACTTTTCGTTGATCTTAAGCTCCATTTAAATGGCTTCCTTATTCAGCTAAAGAGTCCTTCgttgtgagaaaaaatcccaattgaaaataaatgattataatgttctttttatgcagataaaaaaaataaggatttgagaaatatttgctTAGAACGAAATTTGAAAGTTCTTAGACAGTAAAAagagttttcaaaaaaaaaatatttacataaaaaagaattaaaaattatattaaaataaaattgaaaatgaattaaaaattacctATTAAGACTTTCTATTCCAATTCTTTCAAATGTTTGATGattaatttctaacgtttgatgtatATTTTCAAACAGTTGCCCtgtctttttttaaactcttgaTACTTATTCTAATACTTTgcgtttatttttatatttgacgGTTCTATTCTAACCATTCTAACAAATTAAGCGTGTACTATATTCAGCAATAAAACATGCTAATTTCTCTAGAACTTTCAGCGCTCTGATGTgtgtaaaatttataactAAATTCagcttaattaatttcttaggtttaaatttttcacaacattgattaaaattacGGGAATTGCATTAGATTAAATtaggaagaatttaaaatataaatttaattctttaatttatctttgtgaaaaaataatatgattcttttaacaaaaggctttaaaaaaagaaattggaaCTTTTCTTGCACTTTATTGTCTATATAaagtcaatttaattatttaaatacaaaaagaacTATAAAACTCTTCTCTTGATCTTATTTTGTGGgataaaggtaaaaaaaataataatgaaaccTCCACTTACCCCCTCATCTATACCACATATAACTTATTAAGATGTAAGTGCggtgttgaaaaaaaactgacactttctcacataaattttttccATGACAAAATCACGCTAtttctgtggaaaaaaaatatatgtattagAGCCCTTATAAGgtattcccttttttttgcaatattcacCATTCATCAGCTCAATAATTGGCGCAAGGGATGCGGAAACGTGCAAAAGTGCTTCAGGGGGAATTGCATGGAGTACGcatataaaacataaaaacgCACCGCAAAACTATATTGTTCAAAAAGGGGTTTGAGAAATTAAGGGGGTGGGtggatatatgtatatataaattaaatggaaaccataaaaatatatgtataactCATTAGTTTTCTCCTTCTACTCAATTAACCCCTCGCCGAACAATCACACTTCTGTGACCCACAGCGACCAAATTGGCGGATGAAAAACGATTTGGGAACACTTTTACGTACCTTTGCGTGTTGCACGATAAATTAACGTGGTGGGAAAGGGGGTGGGTGGTATGGAGTGGAGTAGAGAGAcacagagagtgagagaatgCTCGTCGCGCCTGGGCATAAAGAGACGCTGACAAGTGATTATTTGGGCaattttggcgccaaaaaaAGGGGCATTAAATGGGGGCTCTTTTAATCCtcccccctaaaaaaaaatcatctctccatttcatttatttatttattttactttcactctggggttgaaaaaaaaagccaccaGAGTGTCTCAATAGAAATTTTGGGAGAATAGGAAGCATATTTGAGCATCTGATAGACATACCATCAACAATGGATCAATTTCTCGTGTCCCTTTAGCATTTCAGCAGAATCACCCTTCGGCTATATCTGTGTGACAAAGGGTCGAGGTAAAAGCCCACTTAGATCGCTAATACACCAAGAGGAAATCCCACAGGGTGTACCctaaacttctaaaaaaaaaataagtaatacTTTAAGACGAgatcataaaacttttaacaaTCCCAAAATTTTGCATCATTTGATTTAGTttaatatgagaaaatttttttataagtctgtacaaaaattttgatcaaacacatgttttaatataaaaatacattttaatactTTAACATAacatttagattaatttttgaagttttttagcttataaaatattattttgaacaGATGATAACTATGCCCAATGACTTGAAccctttgtaaattttaaaatttacttaagTACTTTTAGTTGACCTGATTTAGACCCTTtcctttatttaaatattcaatttccggaaaagaaatatcaatgtTCCGGAAGTAAGTTAAGTTTTTCTACTTAACTTTTAGCTATTTTGTTTTATCGACTTATCGACTTGATTTAAGTCTTTAGGTATatgcttgaattaaatattttttttggtttagaCCTTATATTTATTCTTCCTTAGggaatcattcgaatattagcaactaatccgaatatttccgtagatccgaataatttctttcaaataaacctTGCTtggtaaaaatcatttatacttcatttaaattttacttcctgactttttaattgaagctttaatttttaaatatttataaatatttaaaaattcgcaTATATGTAGTAATAGTCAAattcttttcacaatttttttttaaacgataaagaattttttttacagaacaaaaaaataagcataaaaagaccaaaaaaataaatgaattcttGAGAATCATCCTGTACACACCCTGGCAGGCGACTTGTTTGGCTAGAAGCCCCGCGGAGCTGACAATTCCACGGGGAAATGCGGTGACAATGCTCGAGGGTTGTGTCTCACAAACCCCCTGGTTGCGCAaagcaaaggaaaaaaaaaacacacacatagTCCAAAAAATCGAGAGGGTGAAGCAAAAGGGGTCTCATTATTTGACGATTTGCATGACAAATTAATGGTGGATTGAACATGTTCGCATGTAATACACCCGGGCGCATCCTTCAGATCCTATCTCACCCCTTCATGGAGGCAccctttgcatttttttttattcaattcttttataaaCTATTCACTCACTTTCTCTATTCCGCGTGCCCCTTTTTCATTGTCCCACGACCACGCCATGTCAATTATCACGACAATTTTACGGTATTTCCGTTTTGCAGGGAGAAAAATTTGTACCTACTTCCGGAGTTTTCCCATTGCATCCGATTGGGATGATTTTCacaattgaaggaaaattgagagagaaagaaagtcTCAAGAGGTTTTTTCTCGTATCGTTTTTTATCATTTGTTTTCTAAGATTTGAGTCTtactcatttaaaaaaaatattgtaggGCCTGAAGAAGGGCCTATAATggtcaataaataattttttatcaatgtataaaaattatttaatcaaaataattatgttttctcttatttttttctttgttggtTTTGTAGGCTTGACCCGTCCGGCGATCTACTCATTTCCGACTAGTCAGTATGCGTATCCAATGCTGAGTCCCGATATGTCGCAAGTGGCGTCGTGGTGAGTATTATTGCTTTTGGGGTAGTTTAACGGTCTCCAACGCTTTTTGACTTGAGGTGGCGCTCTTTCAGGCACACGCCCTCCGTTTATTCGGCTGCATCGGGCTTCAGGAGTCCCTACCCTTCGTCGCTACCTATAAATACCTCCCTTTCTAGGTATGTGTCTTGACTGAATGTTAATGAAAGttagaaaatgtaaatttgattaatttttgttttttttttttattttaacagcGACTTCTCCTTCCGCTTCTCACCAACGAGCCTCCTGCCGAGTGTACACACACCTCCGCACCATGTCCTTAATTCTCATCCCGCCATAGTGACACCTGGTCCAAAACAGGAAGTCACCCAAGACACCAACCACCGATACAGGTTagttattatttcttcttcttttttttaactaagacacacacaaaacttttaaaaattaaattaatttaataatatttgatCTTTTGAGCCGATATTTTTgcatcttcaacaatttcttgtCCGATTTGGATGATTAACAAAAACTTGTATAGGATGTGATTGAAACCTTTTATGCtacaaaaaatccattcattttattttaaatgcttACATAGGCAATATCTATTGCCTCTTGTTGCTGCTACTTGTACCCTATTCGAGCAGGAGGAAGTACACAAGGGGtgggtttttttgttgttgctttgATTGTGATTAGGGGGTGTTGTGTGCATTCCACGAGGGGCGGAGTCGGTGGATGTATCTACTAGGCAATCGACGGCGCTGCTTTTTGGAATCCTGCTTTGCCGATGTCGTCGCGGCGCCACCATTATCtggacttttattttttgacacCTGTCAACCAAGTGGGTGAATCCTGAGACGGGCGTAGGTGAAGTGCAGCTGAGAAAAGTGTTGGAAGAgtgtgaaagtttttcttttctttcatcacCATTCATTGTGGGTTTTGAAATGGAGCCACCACCAGGCAACAGTGAACCCCTAAATTTGAGCATTAAAAAGCGCCCAGTGGCCGTTGTACCACCATCAACGCCCGAGGAGGGGGCAAGTGGTACAGGGGACCCAGATCCGGGGCCATATTTGCAATTGCTGCAGTATATGAATTCAGCAAGGGGTGGAGAGGATGCCCTGAGTAATCTCATACATACGAATATGctcacaaataaaattgctaCGAGCAACTTGCTGACCATTATAAATAAGCTCCTGGAGCAGAATATTGTGtctgaatattattttaaaatgcaacAACAGCGCCATCAACCGCCAGACAACAATAATCTCATTGACGCCAAAATGCGAGCTGGACTCTTTGGGTATCTCAGCAGGGGTTCAACATTTGAGGATACCAGGTGAACAAAACATTCAAATCGGACAAGAAATAAtctcaatatatatatattttttatatatttatttattttattaatgtgAATTGAATTTGAGTCTTTCATCGGCAGAATTCTTGAacagaaacaaaaatttaataatgttCTTGACCCTtaatgtttaaagaaaatttgaatgtATGACACGCCCAGAGATTATGAAATATGATTTGTttggagccgaaagctctggattttttttttcaaatctaaaTAAGAATTCTGTtggaagaaaacaatttattatagccatagaaattttattaattttaaatgttgatctacaatgatttttttttctctttttcttctttaattaaaaaaaaatatataggtcaGTGGATCAGAAAAGTATAGGAGCGAGTAGTTCGGTAAGTGGCGCCACCAGTGGTGGCGCCACTTCGACTCCGGACGGCAAGGATGcaaatgagaagaagaagcccCACATAAAAAAGCCCCTAAACGCCTTTATGCTCTACATGAAGGAGATGCGTGCCAAAGTGGTTGCCGAGTGTACGCTCAAAGAATCGGCGGCCATCAATCAAATTCTCGGACGAAGGGtaagtgatatttttttttttttaatttttacctaaCTGACTTAACGAAACATCGATTGTACGCAAGATATTTACCTAAGATAccaaaataattgtttttttttgcaaaaattctttgaataaaaagtaaaataatttaaattgttaaaagaaagtttttttttaaatgaatatcttgcgtacaaaaaaaaacttttcctaacACTTTGGGTAATACGTTATGGGTGTTTGAAATGTTAGAATGACATTGACGGATATTAACCGTCAGTGTCATTCCTTTCATTTTGtcaatctctcattctctctctAAGTCACTTTATTAAGCTCGTTGTTTcgtcaagttttctttttttttaatataatacaaaaaatatatatctatatTTACCTATATAAAAACCAAATGCACTGAATTGTTGTTATTTTCGTTGGTGATGCCAATAAGAGAGCAGATGAGAGTGtgtgttgaaattttatacTCTATAGAACATTAATTTGTCTAATAgaattccatttaaaaaaaataagatcaaaaaattaatttttctttttgtatctgtttaaaaaaaagaaaaaccaaaaaaaaaggttatgtgtttcaagaacaaaaaaaaccaactaaaaattattttgtagtgGCACTCACTGAGCCGAGATGAACAGAGCAAGTACTATGAAAAAGCGAGACAAGAGCGCCAATTGCACATGGAATTATATCCGGGTTGGAGTGCACGCGACAACTATGGTTACGgttcgaaaaagaaaaaacgcaaaaaagaTCGATCGCCCGCGGATTCGGGAGGTATTGCATatgtttttatctttttttcttaatttattttacaaaactttatttgtttttttttttacttttgatgttttatttctttttttttattattcaatcaCAATCATGGTTTCTCTGTGAAGCTTCCTTTGCCTCCcttacaacaacaacaaaaatccttttttaaatcctttctttatcaaaaaataaaaaaataaaaacgaaatTCATTTGGTGTGAAGGACTACGGTGTTGCAGGAATAtggaaatatataatttttatgctctGGTGGCTCTCGGGGACAaatgaacgtttttttttgttttgttttataagATAAGCGTGGGGGTGGGAAATGGGTTTTGGGgacaaaattgattgagataCGATGGTGGCTTTTAAATGAGACCACTTTCGTTAAATTCGACCGAGAAATACGTGAGATAATCGacttaacgaaaaaaaaaaacaaaaagtcaACGAGAGTCACATTGAGCATCCTGCATTCCCTTATGTCTTTCTCACACCTACAAACGTTCCTTTTATCCttttcccaaaaagaaaaaaaaatgagaaaaaaacaaacacaaagGTGAAAGCAGAATGCCAAGTCaacgaaaattgaaaaatctaaGGGAAAGGGGGTAGAAAATTGGAcgaaatgtgtgtgtgtgcaaaattcGTTAGGTTTATTCACGCtttattgacaaaaattgAAAGCATTTAATCTTTTCTTATTATGAATACATTAAAACCACTTCCCCACATTACTTTGAACACATCTTTTTGAGTTTTACTTCCAATCTCAGTTTACGTTTATCCGTATAGCTTAAATCTTAAcgaagaattaataatttaaataaaaaaagaaataaaagaaaatttaaagccaACGACGAACTCGCATAATGCTTTTGCAAGTTGGCAAACCACAATGCAAAATGGCAACAATTttagagttgaaaaaaaaaaaagaaaaaaaaggtttgatGAGAGATTGATTTATAtcaaattttttgtatttctcttTGTGATTATGATTATCccctcaaagtttttttttgtgggcgAGTGATGGCCATTATTGAATGATGTATATTTAACGATAATACAGTGGCACGCACTCGGACGGGATGAGCAGGCGAAATATTATGAGCTAGCGCGACGCGAGAGACAGTTGCACATGCAAATGTATCCGGACTGGAGTTCGCGGACCAATTCTTCGCGCGGGAAGAAGAGGAAGCGCAAAGATGCCACTGACGGAggtattttttcaataatttttgaaatcaaaaaaatcacagaagatacaaaaaaaaagaaaaacagcaAGAAAATTATGTGTAGACAAGGACATTCTGCTGACACCCCCCTGTTCTGGATCATCTCCCCCCCCCCTCAACCcacaaaaatattgtaaaatcaATCACCAAaaggtttaaagaaaaaacttcccTCCCATGCCTTAAAATTGCTTCACGACCAGTTTGTGACTaatttgtgactttttttttaacattaaactTTCAATCTTTGctgtttcttcttttcaaacaaaaaaaaacaggcaACAACATGAAGAAATGCCGTGCCCGCTTTGGATTAGATCAACAAAATCAGTGGTGCAAACCGTGCAGGTATGTTGGTACAACAGTCTTCCTTATTGAGCCCCCTACTCCACCCCTGAAAATCCTTTGACTTCTTCccgaaataaaaaagaaaagaaaaacatacacAAACACACACGAAGCTAACATGTTATAATTTGACCTCCTGaacgatcttttttttttaatttaatgttttgtttCTCAAACTATTTTTATGCCCATCATGactattttatattattttatctctttcgTTCGACACAATTTTtcgttttgatttattttttattattattatcctCTGACAAAACTTCTCCAAACCTCCGCCAAACCCAAATTTATAAATCAACCAAATTTCCCCCTCCCAAGCAGCAAAGTATGAGTGGCATTGACGATGACCATATCGCgacttttgttaattttttttaaagggaaagattcattgaaataatcgggattcttcataattttgtaaaggatcaaaaaagaactaagaaaaaaatcattaaataatcATGATCCGTGgggaaaagtgaataaactcctttatcaTGTTTATAAAACCATAAGTTGACATACTTTTCATATGAATagtttataatttaattgtgtCCCTTTAAGTGGTGGTaggtattgatttttttaaaggacatCATCACCATTTGAATTGTAAAGTATTtcgtattgattttttaatataattcccttaaaataaataaaggaaagtcttggcaaaataattcatcaaggatttgaaaatttactttatagtttttataaaaagggtttttaatctttaatctgtctagaaaatttttacaaatttctttgACTATTCTTTACTAATTTTAAACAGATCAAAGGGGcttattaacaaaataaaaacattttagaacAAAAGTTCTTAGTCTTCTTAGTCAccaaataaagaaaacgtaCCATCGTCAATGCCACACAAGAGTCATATATAgcacaaagaataaaaacaataaatgaatgaataaagatttttgcactataaaaaaataatgagaagaaaaagaataattaagaaaataaatttatggtTATGTATAAAGTCCCGTGCTGCCGGTATTGGGCGCTGGGGGCGCTCTTGTGGGTGTTTCGACGGTTGGCGGTGTAGCGGCTCAGCCGTCCGCCTCATCAAGTTCATCAACGTCGTCTGGGTCGTCGTCATCAGGGCATCTTCTGGGCTCGGGTGTGGTCCAACTCAGCGGAGGGGGTGCCCAGGCGTCGCCACAGGCGCCAACCTACGTCAATCTGTAGGGGGAGGATAGAGGGCTGCTGTGGCGCCCTCTCCATCCACCCGCATGTGCCAAATCAACGCACTCCACCGACGCCAACAAGTCAGTTTTGACGCCATCATGGATTTTTTGATCTTGACgtgtttttttattcgttcTAGCCGTGTTTTTTGCATGCAAATGCAGGCcttttgtcgtttttttttttctttaatttcaagatttttttctttaatgtgaATATATATTATTATGTGAATCTGTTCTCACacaatattcttctttttttttcccctttAATTTCCccttatttttcaaaagaaaatatgagagaaaaatttaatttaaatatgaagaaaatttatagcaTGTTGGCTTTGtgtgacatttatttttattattatttattgttcacttattttattattttgctaaaatgtGTCTCCCCACCCCACACtccttatttcttttttttattattttacttttagtgTTTTCAGTGttgttgtttatttaatatattttttaaacttttttcaaagaaactttGCACCAAAGCTACATCTGTTAGCTTTAACATCAACTTAAATCTCACagctaaatataaaaaatagaagtTTTTCTTGGATTCTGGATGAAAGAGATCAAGCTTTAATaaggctttaatttttttctcttttggatGCATCTTTGGTGtaaagtttatttgaatttagtttaaaattgattttgtgatTGATTGTAGgtttaatgcttaatatttctgttttttttaagatttttaaatgagaaataagaaaaattaaaatttgcttgaaaaaatcttcttaaatcttaataaaaaaaattattggatTGTTCCATAATTATTCGAAtggttttatttcaaaatagtATTGGGACAAACCAATAGAATTTggtgttattttattaatttattgtttagaAGCTTTAAGtaatatttaactttaaacaaaaaacaaatgattaaaatatttttttgtttttctttgggaAGGCGGAAGAAGAAGTGCATAAAGTACATGGAGACGGAGGGCGAGGAGAGCGCCGATGTGGATAATACGATGTCAGATGACAATTTGGGCAGCTGCGGGAGCGTCGAGGACGCCAAGACGCCCGACGATGACACCGAGTCGCTGTCTCTCTCATCCCCGGGCTGCCTATCGGGCTTGTCGAGCTTACAGAGCCCATCGGCGAGTCTCGCATCTCCGCTCACCCTCATCGCCAGCCCCGGACCACGCAATGGGTCACCGCGTGAAGAGGCGCGCCCCCTGCGGAGTCCAGTTGGTGCAAATCCGCGTGACGCCAATAACCCCCTGAGCGTCAATCAGCTCACGAAGCGCGACTTTGGGGCCAAATATGACTATACGTATGGCTATAGTTCACTCGGTCCACCCCAATTTGCTGGCATTCTGGCTGCCGGAGGTGCCCCTGAGACGCGCCATCGTGATGCCCCTGACGAAGGTGCCATCAGTGTGACGTAGCAGTTACACAAACcattaagaaaaaacaatttttaagtgaaatgaaatgaaaaaaaataaaacttac is part of the Lutzomyia longipalpis isolate SR_M1_2022 chromosome 3, ASM2433408v1 genome and harbors:
- the LOC129793883 gene encoding protein pangolin, isoforms A/H/I/S isoform X5; translation: MPHTSHASHAGHPGASTGDDLGSTDEVKVFKDEGDREDEKISSENLLEEKSSLIDLTESEEKSAKNSIRPDHSPVFGKVEPHASTFNMGYLVSPYSYTNGAAGGLPVSMANKMGLPPFFCHNGDHLTTPPPAHCGIPPYQLDPKAIGLTRPAIYSFPTSQYAYPMLSPDMSQVASWHTPSVYSAASGFRSPYPSSLPINTSLSSDFSFRFSPTSLLPSVHTPPHHVLNSHPAIVTPGPKQEVTQDTNHRYRSVDQKSIGASSSVSGATSGGATSTPDGKDANEKKKPHIKKPLNAFMLYMKEMRAKVVAECTLKESAAINQILGRRWHSLSRDEQSKYYEKARQERQLHMELYPGWSARDNYGYGSKKKKRKKDRSPADSGGNNMKKCRARFGLDQQNQWCKPCRRKKKCIKYMETEGEESADVDNTMSDDNLGSCGSVEDAKTPDDDTESLSLSSPGCLSGLSSLQSPSASLASPLTLIASPGPRNGSPREEARPLRSPVGANPRDANNPLSVNQLTKRDFGAKYDYTYGYSSLGPPQFAGILAAGGAPETRHRDAPDEGAISVT
- the LOC129793883 gene encoding protein pangolin, isoforms A/H/I/S isoform X6; amino-acid sequence: MPHTSHASHAGHPGASTGDDLGSTDEVKVFKDEGDREDEKISSENLLEEKSSLIDLTESEEKSAKNSIRPDHSPVFGFVVAGKVEPHASTFNMGYLVSPYSYTNGAAGGLPVSMANKMGLPPFFCHNGDHLTTPPPAHCGIPPYQLDPKAIGLTRPAIYSFPTSQYAYPMLSPDMSQVASWHTPSVYSAASGFRSPYPSSLPINTSLSSDFSFRFSPTSLLPSVHTPPHHVLNSHPAIVTPGPKQEVTQDTNHRYRSVDQKSIGASSSVSGATSGGATSTPDGKDANEKKKPHIKKPLNAFMLYMKEMRAKVVAECTLKESAAINQILGRRWHALGRDEQAKYYELARRERQLHMQMYPDWSSRTNSSRGKKRKRKDATDGGNNMKKCRARFGLDQQNQWCKPCRRKKKCIKYMETEGEESADVDNTMSDDNLGSCGSVEDAKTPDDDTESLSLSSPGCLSGLSSLQSPSASLASPLTLIASPGPRNGSPREEARPLRSPVGANPRDANNPLSVNQLTKRDFGAKYDYTYGYSSLGPPQFAGILAAGGAPETRHRDAPDEGAISVT
- the LOC129793883 gene encoding protein pangolin, isoforms A/H/I/S isoform X3 — its product is MPHTSHASHAGHPGASTGDDLGSTDEVKVFKDEGDREDEKISSENLLEEKSSLIDLTESEEKSAKNSIRPDHSPVFGFVVAGKVEPHASTFNMGYLVSPYSYTNGAAGGLPVSMANKMGLPPFFCHNGDHLTTPPPAHCGIPPYQLDPKAIGLTRPAIYSFPTSQYAYPMLSPDMSQVASWHTPSVYSAASGFRSPYPSSLPINTSLSSDFSFRFSPTSLLPSVHTPPHHVLNSHPAIVTPGPKQEVTQDTNHRYRSVDQKSIGASSSVSGATSGGATSTPDGKDANEKKKPHIKKPLNAFMLYMKEMRAKVVAECTLKESAAINQILGRRWHSLSRDEQSKYYEKARQERQLHMELYPGWSARDNYGYGSKKKKRKKDRSPADSGGNNMKKCRARFGLDQQNQWCKPCRRKKKCIKYMETEGEESADVDNTMSDDNLGSCGSVEDAKTPDDDTESLSLSSPGCLSGLSSLQSPSASLASPLTLIASPGPRNGSPREEARPLRSPVGANPRDANNPLSVNQLTKRDFGAKYDYTYGYSSLGPPQFAGILAAGGAPETRHRDAPDEGAISVT
- the LOC129793883 gene encoding protein pangolin, isoforms A/H/I/S isoform X7 — encoded protein: MPHTSHASHAGHPGASTGDDLGSTDEVKVFKDEGDREDEKISSENLLEEKSSLIDLTESEEKSAKNSIRPDHSPVFGKVEPHASTFNMGYLVSPYSYTNGAAGGLPVSMANKMGLPPFFCHNGDHLTTPPPAHCGIPPYQLDPKAIGLTRPAIYSFPTSQYAYPMLSPDMSQVASWWRSFRHTPSVYSAASGFRSPYPSSLPINTSLSSDFSFRFSPTSLLPSVHTPPHHVLNSHPAIVTPGPKQEVTQDTNHRYRSVDQKSIGASSSVSGATSGGATSTPDGKDANEKKKPHIKKPLNAFMLYMKEMRAKVVAECTLKESAAINQILGRRWHALGRDEQAKYYELARRERQLHMQMYPDWSSRTNSSRGKKRKRKDATDGGNNMKKCRARFGLDQQNQWCKPCRRKKKCIKYMETEGEESADVDNTMSDDNLGSCGSVEDAKTPDDDTESLSLSSPGCLSGLSSLQSPSASLASPLTLIASPGPRNGSPREEARPLRSPVGANPRDANNPLSVNQLTKRDFGAKYDYTYGYSSLGPPQFAGILAAGGAPETRHRDAPDEGAISVT